A single Brienomyrus brachyistius isolate T26 chromosome 11, BBRACH_0.4, whole genome shotgun sequence DNA region contains:
- the LOC125751588 gene encoding cathepsin D-like, whose protein sequence is MKFLSLCLVAYFAWTSDGLVRIPLRKFRTIRRTLSDSGKSAIELLTGNEAMKYNLGFPSSIKPTPETLKNYLDAQYYGEIGLGTPAQTFTVVFDTGSANLWVPSVHCSLFDIACYFHHKYDSAKSSTYVKNGTDFAIHYGSGSLSGYLSQDTCQIGGITVEQQVFGEAIKQPGMVFIAAKFDGILGMAYPSISVDMVPPVFDNIMHQKKVEKNVFSFYLNRNPGTEPGGELLLGGSDPKYYSGDFHYVNISRQGYWQVHMDGLSIGDQLRLCKSGCEAIVDTGTSLITVPSAEIQALQKAIGATPLIQGEYRVDCNKVSTLPNVSFILGGRSYTLTGEQYILKESQAGVTICLSGFMGLDIPAPSVPLWILVDVFIGQYYTEFDREKNRVGFAKSV, encoded by the exons atgaaatttctGTCTCTGTGCTTAGTTGCTTATTTCGCCTGGACTTCAGATGGACTTGTTCG GATTCCCCTGAGGAAGTTCCGGACCATCCGGCGTACTTTGTCCGATTCAGGGAAGAGTGCAATTGAGCTTCTGACTGGAAATGAGGCCATGAAATACAACTTGGGCTTCCCCTCCAGCATCAAGCCCACTCCTGAAACCCTGAAAAACTACCTTGAC GCTCAGTACTATGGTGAGATTGGCCTTGGCACTCCTGCACAAACCTTCACCGTGGTTTTTGACACAGGCTCAGCAAATTTATGGGTTCCGTCTGTGCACTGCTCGCTGTTCGACATTGCCTGTT ACTTCCACCACAAATATGATTCTGCCAAGTCAAGCACATATGTGAAGAATGGAACTGATTTTGCTATCCATTACGGTTCTGGTAGCCTGTCTGGCTATCTTAGCCAAGACACATGCCAG ATTGGAGGCATAACAGTAGAGCAGCAGGTGTTCGGAGAAGCCATCAAGCAGCCCGGCATGGTCTTCATCGCAGCAAAATTTGATGGCATCTTGGGCATGGCCTACCCCAGCATCTCTGTGGATATGGTTCCCCCCGTTTTTGACAATATTATGCATCAAAAAAAGGTGGAGAAGAACGTCTTCTCCTTCTACCTCAACAG GAACCCTGGCACCGAGCCTGGTGGGGAACtgctgctgggagggagcgatcCCAAGTACTACAGTGGAGACTTTCACTACGTTAACATCAGTCGGCAGGGCTACTGGCAGGTCCACATGGATGG ATTGAGTATTGGGGATCAGCTTAGACTGTGCAAGTCTGGCTGTGAGGCCATTGTGGATACAGGTACCTCCCTAATCACCGTACCTTCTGCTGAAATCCAGGCTCTGCAGAAAGCCATCGGCGCCACCCCCCTGATACAAGGAGAG TACCGAGTTGACTGTAACAAAGTGTCCACTCTCCCAAATGTCTCCTTCATCCTGGGTGGAAGATCATACACTCTAACAGGCGAGCAGTACATCTTAAAG GAGAGCCAAGCTGGTGTGACCATCTGTTTAAGTGGGTTTATGGGGCTGGACATCCCAGCACCATCTGTGCCCCTTTGGATTCTGGTAGATGTGTTCATTGGCCAGTATTACACTGAGTTTGACCGTGAGAAAAACCGGGTGGGCTTTGCTAagtctgtgtga
- the LOC125751586 gene encoding dual specificity protein phosphatase 9-like isoform X1 produces MEFTESCKSDLAPKIMEKKLFAKNNEMEGDSGKQLQNSHDSIYCSECVTDLIMKKDEQPPVALTPQTAQPPLALTLQTPQRAQQLPYLLLSSDSSSPQRALDTWEWKSSLRVQMEGVLSTGGARSTNSLERALHLCAFGSPTGLSSDPMSPVGSPKKVKACSRLSHFLPSWNSSSESDSGHSTSSTSKKSRDHPGKTEVEPRGEDASYNHYFEPIISKVTDYIYVGNLNAAYSGLTLCRSHIDSIIDMSNVSPERVLLLIPCSCSRGGRHSWSRLKVDIGDLSMAAEGLVNQQLRFSDINECIDASAEKRKRVLVHCLDGFSLAPTCVIQYLMVKRNMTLIAAYELLKAKHPVNLKESHQNVLVSLEQALRPWNKVDPECCKQALSRKVAWRWQAH; encoded by the exons ATGGAATTCACAGAAAGCTGTAAGTCTGACTTAGCACCCAAGATAATGGAGAAGAAATTGTTTGCCAAAAATAATGAAATGGAAG GAGACAGTGGAAAACAGCTTCAAAACAGTCATGACTCCATCTATTGTTCAGAATGTGTCACTG ACCTGatcatgaagaaggatgaacagCCCCCTGTGGCCCTTACCCCACAAACAGCCCAGCCCCCCCTGGCCCTAACCCTGCAGACACCCCAGAGGGCGCAGCAGTTGCCCTACCTCTTGCTGTCCTCTGACAGCAGCAGCCCCCAGCGTGCCCTGGATACATGGGAGTGGAAAAGCAGCCTCAGGGTGCAG ATGGAAGGAGTCCTCAGCACTGGAGGGGCCAGAAGTACCAACTCCCTGGAAAGGGCCTTGCACCTGTGTGCCTTTGGGTCTCCTACAGGCCTCAGCTCTGACCCTATGAGCCCTGTAGGCTCTCCTAAGAAAGTCAAGGCCTGCAGCCGCTTGTCGCATTTCCTGCCATCCTGGAACAGCAGCTCTGAGTCAGACTCTGGTCATTCCACCAGCTCCACCTCCAAGAAGTCACGTGACCACCCTGGGAAGACGGAGGTGGAACCCAGAGGGGAGGATGCAAGCTACAACCATTACTTTGAGCCCATCATCTCCAAAGTGACGGACTACATCTATGTGGGCAACCTGAACGCAGCTTACAGCGGGCTGACGCTGTGCCGCAGCCACATCGACAGCATCATCGACATGAGCAATGTGTCGCCTGAGCGCGTCCTACTCCTCATCCCCTGCTCTTGCTCTCGTGGAGGCCGGCACAGCTGGTCCCGGCTCAAGGTGGACATTGGGGACCTGTCCATGGCAGCAGAGGGCCTGGTCAACCAGCAGCTCCGCTTCAGCGACATCAACGAATGCATAGATGCCTCCGCTGAGAAGCGGAAGCGTGTCCTGGTGCACTGTCTTGATGGGTTCTCCCTCGCTCCTACCTGCGTCATCCAGTACCTCATGGTCAAGAGGAACATGACGCTGATTGCTGCCTATGAGCTCTTGAAGGCAAAGCACCCAGTGAACCTCAAGGAGAGCCACCAGAATGTTCTGGTTAGCTTGGAGCAGGCGCTCAGGCCCTGGAACAAGGTTGACCCTGAATGCTGCAAACAGGCCCTTTCCAGGAAAGTAGCATGGAG GTGGCAAGCCCATTAG
- the LOC125751586 gene encoding dual specificity protein phosphatase MPK-4-like isoform X2: protein MAGDLIMKKDEQPPVALTPQTAQPPLALTLQTPQRAQQLPYLLLSSDSSSPQRALDTWEWKSSLRVQMEGVLSTGGARSTNSLERALHLCAFGSPTGLSSDPMSPVGSPKKVKACSRLSHFLPSWNSSSESDSGHSTSSTSKKSRDHPGKTEVEPRGEDASYNHYFEPIISKVTDYIYVGNLNAAYSGLTLCRSHIDSIIDMSNVSPERVLLLIPCSCSRGGRHSWSRLKVDIGDLSMAAEGLVNQQLRFSDINECIDASAEKRKRVLVHCLDGFSLAPTCVIQYLMVKRNMTLIAAYELLKAKHPVNLKESHQNVLVSLEQALRPWNKVDPECCKQALSRKVAWRWQAH from the exons ATGGCTGGAG ACCTGatcatgaagaaggatgaacagCCCCCTGTGGCCCTTACCCCACAAACAGCCCAGCCCCCCCTGGCCCTAACCCTGCAGACACCCCAGAGGGCGCAGCAGTTGCCCTACCTCTTGCTGTCCTCTGACAGCAGCAGCCCCCAGCGTGCCCTGGATACATGGGAGTGGAAAAGCAGCCTCAGGGTGCAG ATGGAAGGAGTCCTCAGCACTGGAGGGGCCAGAAGTACCAACTCCCTGGAAAGGGCCTTGCACCTGTGTGCCTTTGGGTCTCCTACAGGCCTCAGCTCTGACCCTATGAGCCCTGTAGGCTCTCCTAAGAAAGTCAAGGCCTGCAGCCGCTTGTCGCATTTCCTGCCATCCTGGAACAGCAGCTCTGAGTCAGACTCTGGTCATTCCACCAGCTCCACCTCCAAGAAGTCACGTGACCACCCTGGGAAGACGGAGGTGGAACCCAGAGGGGAGGATGCAAGCTACAACCATTACTTTGAGCCCATCATCTCCAAAGTGACGGACTACATCTATGTGGGCAACCTGAACGCAGCTTACAGCGGGCTGACGCTGTGCCGCAGCCACATCGACAGCATCATCGACATGAGCAATGTGTCGCCTGAGCGCGTCCTACTCCTCATCCCCTGCTCTTGCTCTCGTGGAGGCCGGCACAGCTGGTCCCGGCTCAAGGTGGACATTGGGGACCTGTCCATGGCAGCAGAGGGCCTGGTCAACCAGCAGCTCCGCTTCAGCGACATCAACGAATGCATAGATGCCTCCGCTGAGAAGCGGAAGCGTGTCCTGGTGCACTGTCTTGATGGGTTCTCCCTCGCTCCTACCTGCGTCATCCAGTACCTCATGGTCAAGAGGAACATGACGCTGATTGCTGCCTATGAGCTCTTGAAGGCAAAGCACCCAGTGAACCTCAAGGAGAGCCACCAGAATGTTCTGGTTAGCTTGGAGCAGGCGCTCAGGCCCTGGAACAAGGTTGACCCTGAATGCTGCAAACAGGCCCTTTCCAGGAAAGTAGCATGGAG GTGGCAAGCCCATTAG
- the LOC125751586 gene encoding dual specificity protein phosphatase MPK-4-like isoform X3: MKKDEQPPVALTPQTAQPPLALTLQTPQRAQQLPYLLLSSDSSSPQRALDTWEWKSSLRVQMEGVLSTGGARSTNSLERALHLCAFGSPTGLSSDPMSPVGSPKKVKACSRLSHFLPSWNSSSESDSGHSTSSTSKKSRDHPGKTEVEPRGEDASYNHYFEPIISKVTDYIYVGNLNAAYSGLTLCRSHIDSIIDMSNVSPERVLLLIPCSCSRGGRHSWSRLKVDIGDLSMAAEGLVNQQLRFSDINECIDASAEKRKRVLVHCLDGFSLAPTCVIQYLMVKRNMTLIAAYELLKAKHPVNLKESHQNVLVSLEQALRPWNKVDPECCKQALSRKVAWRWQAH, from the exons atgaagaaggatgaacagCCCCCTGTGGCCCTTACCCCACAAACAGCCCAGCCCCCCCTGGCCCTAACCCTGCAGACACCCCAGAGGGCGCAGCAGTTGCCCTACCTCTTGCTGTCCTCTGACAGCAGCAGCCCCCAGCGTGCCCTGGATACATGGGAGTGGAAAAGCAGCCTCAGGGTGCAG ATGGAAGGAGTCCTCAGCACTGGAGGGGCCAGAAGTACCAACTCCCTGGAAAGGGCCTTGCACCTGTGTGCCTTTGGGTCTCCTACAGGCCTCAGCTCTGACCCTATGAGCCCTGTAGGCTCTCCTAAGAAAGTCAAGGCCTGCAGCCGCTTGTCGCATTTCCTGCCATCCTGGAACAGCAGCTCTGAGTCAGACTCTGGTCATTCCACCAGCTCCACCTCCAAGAAGTCACGTGACCACCCTGGGAAGACGGAGGTGGAACCCAGAGGGGAGGATGCAAGCTACAACCATTACTTTGAGCCCATCATCTCCAAAGTGACGGACTACATCTATGTGGGCAACCTGAACGCAGCTTACAGCGGGCTGACGCTGTGCCGCAGCCACATCGACAGCATCATCGACATGAGCAATGTGTCGCCTGAGCGCGTCCTACTCCTCATCCCCTGCTCTTGCTCTCGTGGAGGCCGGCACAGCTGGTCCCGGCTCAAGGTGGACATTGGGGACCTGTCCATGGCAGCAGAGGGCCTGGTCAACCAGCAGCTCCGCTTCAGCGACATCAACGAATGCATAGATGCCTCCGCTGAGAAGCGGAAGCGTGTCCTGGTGCACTGTCTTGATGGGTTCTCCCTCGCTCCTACCTGCGTCATCCAGTACCTCATGGTCAAGAGGAACATGACGCTGATTGCTGCCTATGAGCTCTTGAAGGCAAAGCACCCAGTGAACCTCAAGGAGAGCCACCAGAATGTTCTGGTTAGCTTGGAGCAGGCGCTCAGGCCCTGGAACAAGGTTGACCCTGAATGCTGCAAACAGGCCCTTTCCAGGAAAGTAGCATGGAG GTGGCAAGCCCATTAG